A genomic window from Purpureocillium takamizusanense chromosome 2, complete sequence includes:
- a CDS encoding Protein-L-isoaspartate(D-aspartate) O-methyltransferase (COG:O~EggNog:ENOG503P13J), which yields MAWRCSGATNTALVDNLWRHGLISDPAVKEAFLSVDRAHYSPSLPYDDSPQAIGHAATISAPHMHASAVEHVLPYLLPSAAVPAPRALDVGSGSGYLTHVLAELVGERGMVVGLEHIAPLRDLGEANMGKSAEGRALLDAGRVRFRVGDGRMGLTEGARPGEEEGGTGWDVIHVGASAKEVHPQLLSQLKAPGW from the coding sequence ATGGCctggcgctgcagcgggGCGACCAacacggccctcgtcgacaacctctggcggcacgggctcatctccgacccggccgtcaaggaggcCTTCCTAAGCGTCGACCGCGCCCACtactcgccctcgctgccgtACGACGACTCGCCCCAGGCCatcggccacgccgccaccatctcggcgccgcacatgcacgcctcggccgtcgagcacgtcctGCCCTACCTgctgcccagcgccgcggtgccggccccgcgcgccctcgacgtcggctccggctccggctaCCTGACCCACGTCCTGgcggagctcgtcggcgagcgggGCATGGTGGTGGGCCTCGAGCACATCGCGCCCCTGAGGGACCTCGGCGAGGCCAACATGGGCAAGAGCGCGGAGGGGCGCGCCCTGCTGGACGCTGGGAGGGTGAGGttccgcgtcggcgacgggcggatgGGGCTGACGgagggggcgaggccgggcgaggaggaagggggcaCGGGCTGGGACGTGATTCACGTCGGGGCCTCTGCCAAGGAGGTGCATCCGCAGCTGCTGAGCCAACTCAAGGCACCCGGATGGTGA
- a CDS encoding uncharacterized protein (EggNog:ENOG503PQ57~SECRETED:SignalP(1-18~SECRETED:cutsite=VSA-QS~SECRETED:prob=0.6761)): protein MATRALLLAGLLAASVSAQSEFASPKFQYKGCMRADSPETFPFKPTSMTKAFGAFSAADCQTACEAAGATIAALGNGGCHCNDPKSTAPNTNNKMALPPQNYKAVDEAECHTPCREGDAKAGKCGGCIDKFVYNVYSRVVTPAVDDPAALSAAKAVAASAADPVVVATTPPQQNRQAQDAEKDCNCAESKADPATKAAIPPPPPPVPAATTMAKVAVLTVTEPCSDSSTAVKPVTPVTHIAVASSAASSAAAVTAASAKTNNKAIDDPATRIVEVCPPGGCDPKQKDQVKTMTTMSRVTEVVRPSSTAAIADPWTQSASNATKPVAHASKPVDPPVSHPSKPADPPAIMNAGSALRPLGQFAELVCAGAFFLAVCLS from the coding sequence ATGGCCACCcgtgccctcctcctcgccggcctcctcgcggccagcgtctcggcgcaGAGCGAGTTCGCCTCCCCCAAGTTCCAGTACAAGGGCTGCATGCGCGCCGACTCGCCCGAAACCTTCCCCTTCAAGCCCACGTCCATGACCAAGGCCTTTGgcgccttctccgccgccgactgccaGACCGCctgcgaggccgccggcgcgaccatcgccgccctcggcaacggcggctgCCACTGCAACGATCCCAAGTCTACCGCCCCCAACACAAACAACAAgatggccttgccgccgcaaAACtacaaggccgtcgacgaggcagaGTGCCACACGCCGTGCCGCGAGGGAGAtgccaaggccggcaagtgcggcggctgcatcgACAAGTTCGTCTACAACGTGTACTCGCGCGTCGTCACCCCCGCCGTTGACGACCCTGCCGCCCTGtccgcggccaaggccgtcgccgcttcAGCTGCCGACCCCGTTGTCGTGGCCactacgccgccgcagcagaaCCGCCAGGCGCAGGATGCCGAAAAGGACTGCAACTGCGCCGAGTCCAAGGCCGACCCGGCGACCAAGGCGGCGatcccgcctcctcccccgcccgtccccgccgccaccaccatggccaaggtcgCCGTCCTAACCGTCACGGAGCCGTGCTCggacagcagcaccgccgtcaaGCCCGTCACGCCCGTCACGcacatcgccgtcgcctcgtccgccgcctcgtccgccgccgccgtcaccgccgctTCCGCAAAGACCAACAAcaaggccatcgacgacccggccacgcgcatcgtcgaggtctGCCCTcccggcggctgcgacccCAAGCAAAAGGACCAGGTCAAGACGATGACCACCATGAGCCGCGTCACCGAGGTCGTGCGTCcgagcagcaccgccgccatcgcggaCCCCTGGACGCAGTCGGCCAGCAACGCGACCaagcccgtcgcccacgcctcCAAGCCCGTCGACCCGCCCGTCAGCCACCCGTCCAAGCCCGCCGACCCGCCGGCCATTATGAACGCCGGGTCGGCGCTGCGGCCCCTGGGCCAGTTCGCTGAGCTggtctgcgccggcgccttctTCCTGGCCGTGTGCCTGTCATGA
- a CDS encoding uncharacterized protein (EggNog:ENOG503P08J~COG:Q), giving the protein MVTLQAVHASNDRLRAAGPGLVAVFLGATSGIGQNALRLFAERTIEPRIYIVARNAKTIGPFIEELQDKNPGGKYEVIEKDVSLLKNVDEVARIVRGKETKLDLLFLSVGFFSLHGRQDTSEGLDASLTTRYYSRLRITQLLMPLLNASPSPHVLSVLAGGMEGPINEADLSLSDPKNFSVSAGNNHSATMSTLAFERLASENPSVSFVHTFPGLVSTPLLGRVSSGVLGTVIRWVVMPLMKLFVTTPAEAGARALFHGTSSRYSVDGGLVPLLYGLEKATTSKGGVFLVDPKGDSADSEKVLGDLRERGVDKLVWEHTMEVFDSVQ; this is encoded by the exons ATGGTTACCCTCCAAGCCGTCCACGCTTCCAACGACCGTCTTAGAGcggctggccctggcctggtCGCCGTtttcctcggcgccacctCTGGCATTGGCCAGAATGCTCTGAGGCTGTTCGCCGAGCGCACTATCGAGCCGCGGATATACATTGTCGCCAGAAACGCCAAAACCATAGGTCCTTTCATCGAAGAGCTGCAGGACAAGAACCCCGGCGGCAAGTACGAGGTGATTGAGAAAGACGTCTCTTTGTTGAAAAACGTAGACGAGGTGGCTCGCATCGTCAGGGGAAAAGAGACCAAACTCGACCTCCTCTTCCTATCAGTGGGCTTCTTCTCACTACATGGTCGTCAAG ATACCAGCGAAGGGCTGGATGCTTCCTTGACGACCAGATACTACTCTCGGCTGCGCATCACTCAGCTTTTGATGCCGCTACTCAACGCCTCACCGAGTCCGCACGTCTTATccgtccttgccggcggGATGGAAGGCCCCATCAACGAGGCCGACCTCTCCTTGTCCGACCCCAAGAACTTCTCTGTCAGCGCTGGCAACAATCACTCCGCGACCATGTCGACACTAGCATTCGAGCGCCTCGCATCCGAGAACCCGTCCGTCAGCTTCGTGCACACCTTCCCTGGGTTGGTCTCTACACCTTTATTAGGGCGCGTCAGCAGTGGCGTATTGGGTACGGTGATCCGCTGGGTGGTTATGCCTTTGATGAAGCTCTTCGtcacgacgcccgccgaggccggtgCGAGGGCGCTGTTCCACGGCACGAGCTCCCGGTACAGTGTCGATGGCGGGCTCGTACCCCTCTTGTATGGCCTGGAAAAGGCCACCACAAGCAAGGGTGGCGTGTTCCTCGTTGATCCAAAGGGTGATAGTGCCGACAGTGAAAAGGTACTCGGGGACTTGAGGGAAAGGGGCGTGGATAAGCTGGTATGGGAGCATACCATGGAAGTATTCGACTCGGTCCAGTGA
- a CDS encoding uncharacterized protein (SECRETED:SignalP(1-18~SECRETED:cutsite=VSG-AP~SECRETED:prob=0.8429)) → MRTTPTLLAIMAAAAVSGAPDTTETILTGVTRETNVPTSTESILTGVTRETSVSTESILTGVTRDSTSQSILTGVTHQTSIPSSSQSILTGVTRETSATTESILTGVTHGSGLPTTTESILTGVTEETSAPTSTGTGSILTGVTQETTVPSVTDSILTGATEGTGTAAPTGTSTVVPVAGATLTTGNSLMAMGVAVVVAAFGL, encoded by the coding sequence ATGAGAACCACTCCTACTCTCCTCGCCATtatggctgctgccgccgtgtcAGGCGCACCCGACACCACCGAGACCATCCTGACGGGTGTGACCCGCGAGACAAACGTCCCCACCTCTACCGAGAGCATCTTGACGGGCGTAACTCGTGAGACGAGTGTGTCTACGGAGAGCATCCTGACCGGCGTGACTCGCGACTCGACGTCCCAGAGTATCTTGACCGGCGTCACTCACCAAACATCAATCCCCTCATCGAGCCAGAGCATCTTGACCGGTGTCACTCGCGAGACAAGTGCGACTACGGAGAGCATCCTCACTGGCGTCACTCACGGATCGGGTCTCCCTACTACGACTGAGAGCATCCTGACCGGAGTCACCGAGGAGACCTCTGCTCCGACCTCCACGGGGACTGGGAGTATCCTAACCGGAGTCACCCAGGAAACAACTGTCCCCTCCGTCACTGACAGCATATTGACCGGTGCCACCGAGGGGACGGGCACTGCTGCTCCCACCGGCACTTCTACAGTTGTCCCTGTCGCCGGTGCAACGCTGACTACGGGAAACTCGCTGATGGCCATGGgtgtcgccgttgtcgtcgctgctTTCGGGCTATAA
- a CDS encoding uncharacterized protein (EggNog:ENOG503PCSV) — MSFTSRTLDPIARSSSVRARREPASSSSLHCCCGRPDCILLKRNCSILESVEKDVHTAAQLGQALLVRHEAYMADAERDRIELTTRIQELELAKLDLESINAAKIEENRNLLDQLEALNNTVSDSDTRIKSLEASLLSSQQSVRRLEAAAVRAADAERHIAVLEDEQNKLHEELRSSREDARSHAQRFKEAQRGLTDMQDQLERMEKEARQERERHTEVVERMERQREIDKQLDMAAGRLKGAAASKQLQEHKSSNKIVGHFVRDLLEDNANLQVGIAELREMLLNSNDEIQSLREQLMFHQPIEHDQAQDSSSASTLKAELEPSDAKKRLAQELHIHHHYHVTPKSEAKKPKKRRQALLSGTSTPPVFSAPSSPKRPGKWGGLTPSPTAPALLSHADQDDMTPTMPKARNSWAGRSNPPSEFSSSAPSSPPSGHRHAVFDTTFGDSDAVQSPTTSFDPMSPTWRASHSKRASASSSRSYQSMATSLVDSVPDTPCGNPAAHRSYRDHVIQEEDEDVEELPPLDDRPPPTESVPAVQEPVDELDSFFKHPISRPQLRRVPSHESILSLTGGLEIHTLKARPSQMTLRPIGGADVVVTGVTAQPTLSRASGKRSDAALRDHFVGFQTPRSVSSPMAPAASPGPSSTPRSRPFGKWSGWRPWGASSPSAPSPSPKTAERERDRDVNRAPGINQAGAIPGFQQYWAAHKRKGAPAKVTAETVDRDALVEGLRE, encoded by the exons ATGTCCTTTACGTCGCGGACGCTCGACCCTATCGCGCGCTCAAGCTCCgtacgcgcccgccgcgaacccgcatcctcgtcgtccctgcactgctgctgcggccgccccGACTGCATCCTCCTCAAGCGAAATTGTTCTATCCTCGAGTCGGTCGAAAAAGATGTGcacaccgccgcccagctcggccag GCGTTGTTGGTTAGGCATGAGGCCTACAtggccgatgccgagcgaGACCGCATCGAGCTGACCACGCGAATCCAAGAGCTCGAGCTGGCTAAGCTGGACCTAGAATCCATCAACGCGGCCAAGATTGAAGAGAACCGCAAtctcctcgaccagctcgaggccctcaacAACACTGTCTCCGACTCCGACACGAGAATAAAAAGCCTCGAGGCTAGCCTCCTCTCATCACAACAGAGCGTGCGTCGCCtggaggctgctgccgtgcgcgccgccgacgccgagcgtcACATagccgtcctcgaggacgagcaaaACAAACTCCACGAGGAGCTAAGGTCGAGCCGTGAAGATGCACGCTCCCACGCGCAACGCTTCAAGGAAGCCCAGCGCGGGCTCACCGACATGCAGGACCAGCTGGAGCGCATGGAGAAGGAGGCACGCCAGGAGCGTGAGCGGCACACCGAGGTGGTCGAGCGCATGGAGCGTCAGCGCGAAATCGACAAGCAactcgacatggccgccggccgactaaagggtgccgccgccagcaagcAGCTTCAGGAACACAAGAGCAGCAACAAGATTGTGGGCCATTTTGtgcgcgacctgctcgaggacaaCGCGAATCTCCAGGTTGGTATCGCGGAGCTTAGGGAAATGCTCCTCAATTCCAACGATGAGATCCAGTCTCTGCGAGAACAGCTCATGTTCCACCAACCTATTGAGCACGACCAGGCACAAGACTCCAGCTCTGCGTCAACActcaaggccgagctggagcccAGCGACGCCAAGAAGCGACTGGCACAGGAGCTGCATATCCATCACCACTACCACGTTACCCCCAAGTCagaggccaagaagcccaagaagcggcggcaggccctCTTGTCCGGCACGTCCACACCGCCGGTGTTTTCggcgccctcctctcccAAACGTCCTGGTAAATGGGGTGGTCTTACGCCATCCCCTACTGCGCCCGCGCTCTTGTCGCACGCAGATCAAGACGACATGACGCCGACCATGCCCAAGGCTCGCAACTCCTGGGCCGGCCGCTCGAACCCGCCTTCTGAATTCTCCTCATCTGCCCCCAGCTCACCGCCCTCGGGCCATCGTCATGCCGTGTTCGACACGACCTTTGGCGACTCTGACGCTGTTCAATCACCCACGACCAGCTTCGACCCCATGTCACCCACCTGGAGGGCTTCGCATAGCAAGCGAGCATCTGCGTCATCGTCTCGAAGCTATCAGTCCATGGCCACGTCGCTCGTGGACTCTGTGCCAGACACACCATGTGGAAACCCGGCGGCTCATCGTTCGTACAGAGATCACGTCAttcaagaagaagatgaggatgtcgaggagctgccgcccctGGACGACCGGCCACCACCTACCGAGAGCGTGCCTGCTGTGCAAGAGCCGGTGGATGAGCTTGACTCCTTCTTTAAACACCCGATATCGCGACCGCAGCTGCGCAGGGTGCCGTCACACGAGTCCATCTTGTCTCTAACGGGGGGACTCGAGATTCACACGCTCAAGGCACGGCCCAGTCAGATGACTCTCCGGCCCATTGGCGGGGCCGATGTGGTCGTGACGGGGGTTACAGCACAACCGACGCTGTCTCGGGCCAGTGGGAAGCGCAGTGACGCCGCGCTCCGGGACCACTTTGTCGGATTCCAAACGCCGAGATCCGTGTCTAGTCCTATggctccagcagcgtcgccgggcccgtcatcgacgccgcggtcTCGCCCGTTTGGCAAGTGGAGTGGGTGGCGACCCTGGGGTGCCTCGAGCCCCAGCGCACCCAGTCCCTCGCCCAAGACCGCCGAAAGGGAGCGGGATCGAGACGTCAATCGCGCGCCGGGGATCAACCAAGCTGGGGCGATCCCTGGGTTTCAGCAGTACTGGGCCGCGCACAAGCGCAAAGGCGCGCCGGCCAAGGTGACTGCTGAGACGGTCGATCGCGACGCCCTGGTAGAAGGCCTGCGAGAGTGA
- a CDS encoding uncharacterized protein (EggNog:ENOG503PCSV) translates to MQSLTFSLQALLVRHEAYMADAERDRIELTTRIQELELAKLDLESINAAKIEENRNLLDQLEALNNTVSDSDTRIKSLEASLLSSQQSVRRLEAAAVRAADAERHIAVLEDEQNKLHEELRSSREDARSHAQRFKEAQRGLTDMQDQLERMEKEARQERERHTEVVERMERQREIDKQLDMAAGRLKGAAASKQLQEHKSSNKIVGHFVRDLLEDNANLQVGIAELREMLLNSNDEIQSLREQLMFHQPIEHDQAQDSSSASTLKAELEPSDAKKRLAQELHIHHHYHVTPKSEAKKPKKRRQALLSGTSTPPVFSAPSSPKRPGKWGGLTPSPTAPALLSHADQDDMTPTMPKARNSWAGRSNPPSEFSSSAPSSPPSGHRHAVFDTTFGDSDAVQSPTTSFDPMSPTWRASHSKRASASSSRSYQSMATSLVDSVPDTPCGNPAAHRSYRDHVIQEEDEDVEELPPLDDRPPPTESVPAVQEPVDELDSFFKHPISRPQLRRVPSHESILSLTGGLEIHTLKARPSQMTLRPIGGADVVVTGVTAQPTLSRASGKRSDAALRDHFVGFQTPRSVSSPMAPAASPGPSSTPRSRPFGKWSGWRPWGASSPSAPSPSPKTAERERDRDVNRAPGINQAGAIPGFQQYWAAHKRKGAPAKVTAETVDRDALVEGLRE, encoded by the coding sequence atgcAGTCGCTGACGTTCTCGTTGCAGGCGTTGTTGGTTAGGCATGAGGCCTACAtggccgatgccgagcgaGACCGCATCGAGCTGACCACGCGAATCCAAGAGCTCGAGCTGGCTAAGCTGGACCTAGAATCCATCAACGCGGCCAAGATTGAAGAGAACCGCAAtctcctcgaccagctcgaggccctcaacAACACTGTCTCCGACTCCGACACGAGAATAAAAAGCCTCGAGGCTAGCCTCCTCTCATCACAACAGAGCGTGCGTCGCCtggaggctgctgccgtgcgcgccgccgacgccgagcgtcACATagccgtcctcgaggacgagcaaaACAAACTCCACGAGGAGCTAAGGTCGAGCCGTGAAGATGCACGCTCCCACGCGCAACGCTTCAAGGAAGCCCAGCGCGGGCTCACCGACATGCAGGACCAGCTGGAGCGCATGGAGAAGGAGGCACGCCAGGAGCGTGAGCGGCACACCGAGGTGGTCGAGCGCATGGAGCGTCAGCGCGAAATCGACAAGCAactcgacatggccgccggccgactaaagggtgccgccgccagcaagcAGCTTCAGGAACACAAGAGCAGCAACAAGATTGTGGGCCATTTTGtgcgcgacctgctcgaggacaaCGCGAATCTCCAGGTTGGTATCGCGGAGCTTAGGGAAATGCTCCTCAATTCCAACGATGAGATCCAGTCTCTGCGAGAACAGCTCATGTTCCACCAACCTATTGAGCACGACCAGGCACAAGACTCCAGCTCTGCGTCAACActcaaggccgagctggagcccAGCGACGCCAAGAAGCGACTGGCACAGGAGCTGCATATCCATCACCACTACCACGTTACCCCCAAGTCagaggccaagaagcccaagaagcggcggcaggccctCTTGTCCGGCACGTCCACACCGCCGGTGTTTTCggcgccctcctctcccAAACGTCCTGGTAAATGGGGTGGTCTTACGCCATCCCCTACTGCGCCCGCGCTCTTGTCGCACGCAGATCAAGACGACATGACGCCGACCATGCCCAAGGCTCGCAACTCCTGGGCCGGCCGCTCGAACCCGCCTTCTGAATTCTCCTCATCTGCCCCCAGCTCACCGCCCTCGGGCCATCGTCATGCCGTGTTCGACACGACCTTTGGCGACTCTGACGCTGTTCAATCACCCACGACCAGCTTCGACCCCATGTCACCCACCTGGAGGGCTTCGCATAGCAAGCGAGCATCTGCGTCATCGTCTCGAAGCTATCAGTCCATGGCCACGTCGCTCGTGGACTCTGTGCCAGACACACCATGTGGAAACCCGGCGGCTCATCGTTCGTACAGAGATCACGTCAttcaagaagaagatgaggatgtcgaggagctgccgcccctGGACGACCGGCCACCACCTACCGAGAGCGTGCCTGCTGTGCAAGAGCCGGTGGATGAGCTTGACTCCTTCTTTAAACACCCGATATCGCGACCGCAGCTGCGCAGGGTGCCGTCACACGAGTCCATCTTGTCTCTAACGGGGGGACTCGAGATTCACACGCTCAAGGCACGGCCCAGTCAGATGACTCTCCGGCCCATTGGCGGGGCCGATGTGGTCGTGACGGGGGTTACAGCACAACCGACGCTGTCTCGGGCCAGTGGGAAGCGCAGTGACGCCGCGCTCCGGGACCACTTTGTCGGATTCCAAACGCCGAGATCCGTGTCTAGTCCTATggctccagcagcgtcgccgggcccgtcatcgacgccgcggtcTCGCCCGTTTGGCAAGTGGAGTGGGTGGCGACCCTGGGGTGCCTCGAGCCCCAGCGCACCCAGTCCCTCGCCCAAGACCGCCGAAAGGGAGCGGGATCGAGACGTCAATCGCGCGCCGGGGATCAACCAAGCTGGGGCGATCCCTGGGTTTCAGCAGTACTGGGCCGCGCACAAGCGCAAAGGCGCGCCGGCCAAGGTGACTGCTGAGACGGTCGATCGCGACGCCCTGGTAGAAGGCCTGCGAGAGTGA